A window of Ignavibacterium sp. contains these coding sequences:
- the rplU gene encoding 50S ribosomal protein L21, which translates to MYAVVDIAGQQFKVTENTKYYVPRLKDSENSEVVFDRVLLLTDGKTTKIGNPVVEGAKVTAKVLEHLKDDKVIVFKKKRRISYKKTHGHRQHLTRIEVLKIG; encoded by the coding sequence ATGTACGCAGTAGTTGATATAGCTGGTCAACAGTTTAAAGTTACAGAAAATACAAAGTATTATGTACCACGATTAAAAGACTCTGAAAATTCAGAGGTTGTTTTCGATAGAGTTTTACTATTAACTGATGGTAAAACAACAAAAATAGGTAATCCAGTTGTTGAAGGTGCAAAAGTAACTGCAAAAGTATTAGAACATCTTAAAGATGATAAAGTAATTGTGTTCAAGAAAAAAAGAAGAATCAGTTACAAAAAAACTCACGGGCACAGACAACACTTAACAAGAATAGAAGTTTTAAAGATAGGTTAA
- a CDS encoding glycosyltransferase family 2 protein: protein MKNPSLSIIVPCLNEEKTLPIVLEKILSIKQNDLKDFSVRIIVSDNGSTDNSIEIAKSFGAEVVHCETRGYGAALDFGIKSTDSDYIIFADADDTYDFLEAPKLFFEAIKGYDLVIGNRLNKNLKKQSMPFLHRYLGTPILNAIINFLYTKSDNKIKDCNSGFRCFNRKAYLNWDIVGTGMEFASEMLVKALSCNAKISHIDITLYPDKEGRVPHLKTWRDGMRHLLQILVESPKFFYQAGTFLFLFSFIGIILGWLVGPVKIGIFNILGIHSMLILLFLGVIGLSIFSIGLGLSTKKKNLPKVYNYLINLSEDKLFWFSVLTLIISLGFILILFILWARNGFSNIDFSKDTIFFVSIGTFGIQLVSSIIFSHLIKRV, encoded by the coding sequence ATGAAAAATCCATCATTATCTATTATTGTTCCTTGTTTAAATGAAGAGAAAACTCTTCCAATTGTTTTAGAAAAAATATTATCAATCAAACAAAATGATCTGAAGGATTTTTCGGTAAGAATAATTGTTTCCGATAATGGCAGCACTGATAATTCTATTGAAATTGCAAAAAGTTTTGGTGCTGAAGTTGTTCACTGCGAAACAAGAGGTTATGGCGCTGCTTTGGATTTCGGTATAAAATCAACCGATTCTGATTACATAATTTTTGCTGATGCTGATGACACATATGATTTTTTAGAAGCGCCAAAATTATTCTTTGAAGCAATCAAAGGATATGATTTAGTAATTGGTAACAGACTGAATAAAAATCTCAAAAAACAATCAATGCCATTTTTGCATAGATATTTAGGAACACCTATCCTGAATGCAATCATAAATTTTTTATACACAAAGTCTGACAATAAAATTAAAGATTGTAATTCTGGTTTCAGATGCTTCAATAGAAAAGCTTATTTAAATTGGGATATTGTTGGAACAGGTATGGAATTTGCCTCTGAAATGTTAGTTAAAGCGCTGAGTTGTAATGCCAAAATATCTCACATAGATATTACATTGTATCCTGATAAAGAGGGAAGAGTCCCTCATCTTAAAACATGGCGAGATGGAATGAGACATTTACTCCAGATTCTGGTTGAATCACCAAAATTTTTTTATCAGGCTGGTACTTTTCTTTTTCTTTTCTCATTTATCGGAATAATTCTGGGATGGCTAGTTGGTCCTGTCAAAATCGGAATTTTTAATATTCTTGGAATTCATTCAATGCTTATCTTACTCTTTCTTGGAGTTATTGGATTATCTATTTTTTCAATTGGTTTAGGTTTATCAACAAAAAAGAAAAACTTACCTAAAGTTTATAATTATCTTATAAATTTATCAGAAGATAAATTGTTCTGGTTTTCTGTTTTAACTTTAATTATTTCACTAGGATTTATTTTGATATTATTTATTCTTTGGGCAAGAAATGGTTTTTCGAATATTGATTTTTCTAAAGATACAATTTTCTTTGTTTCTATAGGTACATTTGGAATTCAATTAGTTAGTTCAATTATTTTTTCTCATTTAATCAAACGCGTTTAA
- a CDS encoding ATP-binding protein — protein MWNELKKDIRFSKHYFKELFAFSSILVAAILILQGNFNNLVLIISIVLALNLLAVVYLSSKRRKELCEIEGIINNIRNNFYQNADEIILSENLSSLEQAIKEMFIKSKNDIEYMRKLQRVRSEFIANVSHELRTPIFAIQGYIETLLNGAINDSNVNKSFLEKAAHHTNNLSNLLNDLINISMIESGEMQMSFRYFDLGPYILSVVEEMKYLADEKNINLVCNPIRNGLQVFGDKERLKQVLINLIQNAIKYTEKGGVEILVEEDKKFVTIKVRDTGIGIPEDQLTRIFERFYRVDKARSRAVGGTGLGLSIVKHIIEAHNSKVEVKSTVGIGSEFSFKLKK, from the coding sequence GTGTGGAATGAGCTAAAGAAAGATATCAGGTTTTCAAAGCATTATTTCAAAGAACTCTTTGCCTTCTCATCTATATTGGTAGCTGCTATTTTAATTCTTCAGGGAAATTTCAACAACCTTGTTTTAATCATCTCAATTGTCCTGGCCTTGAATCTGCTGGCTGTAGTTTATTTGAGCAGCAAAAGAAGAAAAGAGCTTTGTGAAATTGAAGGGATTATCAATAATATCAGAAATAACTTTTACCAAAATGCTGATGAAATAATCTTATCTGAAAATCTTTCTTCACTCGAACAGGCAATTAAAGAGATGTTTATTAAATCCAAGAATGATATTGAATATATGAGAAAGCTTCAAAGAGTTAGATCAGAATTCATCGCAAATGTCTCGCACGAACTTAGAACTCCAATTTTCGCAATTCAAGGTTATATTGAAACATTACTAAATGGTGCCATCAACGATTCTAATGTTAATAAATCTTTTCTTGAGAAAGCTGCTCATCATACTAATAACCTCAGTAATCTTCTTAATGATTTGATTAATATTTCCATGATTGAAAGTGGTGAAATGCAGATGAGCTTCAGGTACTTCGACCTTGGACCTTACATTCTGTCCGTAGTTGAAGAAATGAAGTATCTTGCTGATGAAAAAAATATCAATCTCGTTTGTAATCCAATAAGAAATGGTCTTCAGGTTTTTGGTGATAAAGAAAGATTGAAACAGGTTCTTATAAATCTTATTCAGAACGCAATAAAATATACAGAGAAAGGTGGAGTTGAAATTTTAGTTGAGGAAGATAAAAAATTTGTAACGATTAAAGTTAGAGATACAGGCATTGGTATTCCCGAGGATCAATTAACACGGATTTTTGAAAGATTCTATAGGGTTGATAAAGCCCGTTCACGAGCTGTTGGAGGTACCGGACTGGGATTATCAATTGTTAAACATATTATTGAAGCACACAACTCGAAAGTGGAAGTAAAAAGCACTGTTGGAATTGGAAGCGAATTCAGCTTTAAACTAAAAAAATAA
- a CDS encoding response regulator transcription factor — translation MSKILLIDDEPDILEFLKYNLENEGYQVITGTDGQQALEKIAENPDLIVLDIMMPKLDGFEVMERIRSDKRYKDIPVIFLTAKAGEAHEIKGLELGASDYIQKPISPKKLIARVKANLKKSELISPKKEKLPEKINFGPIEIDRKTFTVLVDGEKIYFPRKEFEILFFLLSSPERVFNREILLKEIWGNDVYVVDRTIDVHVRKIREKLGNYADMIETIKGVGYKVKSVE, via the coding sequence ATGTCTAAAATACTTCTCATTGACGATGAACCTGATATTCTCGAATTTCTTAAATACAATCTTGAGAACGAAGGATATCAGGTAATAACAGGTACTGATGGTCAGCAAGCTTTGGAAAAAATTGCGGAGAATCCTGATCTTATTGTGTTGGATATTATGATGCCGAAGCTTGATGGCTTTGAGGTAATGGAAAGAATCCGTTCTGATAAACGATATAAAGATATACCTGTCATCTTTCTTACTGCAAAAGCTGGTGAAGCTCACGAAATAAAAGGACTTGAGCTTGGTGCAAGTGATTACATTCAAAAACCTATTTCTCCCAAAAAATTAATTGCACGAGTAAAAGCCAATCTGAAAAAATCCGAGTTGATTTCTCCGAAAAAAGAAAAATTACCGGAGAAAATTAATTTTGGTCCGATTGAGATTGACAGAAAAACATTTACAGTTCTTGTTGATGGTGAAAAAATATATTTCCCTCGTAAAGAATTTGAAATTTTGTTTTTTCTTTTGAGCAGTCCAGAAAGAGTTTTTAACAGAGAAATTTTGCTGAAAGAAATTTGGGGAAATGATGTATATGTAGTTGATAGAACGATTGATGTTCATGTACGTAAAATCAGAGAGAAACTCGGAAATTATGCAGATATGATCGAAACAATTAAGGGCGTGGGGTATAAAGTTAAAAGTGTGGAATGA
- a CDS encoding Gfo/Idh/MocA family oxidoreductase — translation MPKIKIGVIGLGSIAQLVHLPNLAKLDNAEVVAVSEIKKNRLNTIADKFGISQRFSDYKEMLEKTELDAVIIATPTNTHKEIAIDCLNADKDVLVEKPLARTFSEAKAVVDVARKNKKKLMVGMNLRYRPDTMLLRSIVSSGEIGEPFYAKCGWVRRQSSEEKWFTKKEEAGGGVIIDLGIHLLDLALWLMNYPEINSVSCKTYQHNTKNVEDTAISFIKFKNDSLINLEVSWSMPTDKDHFFLSVFGTKGSFTLNPLHVYKRINDEILDLTPAQVDNSTTLFKKSYMNELKSFVGAVKGLNPVLSPGDEALERMKIIEAMYQSANKDQEIKL, via the coding sequence ATGCCGAAAATAAAAATCGGAGTTATTGGATTAGGAAGTATTGCTCAGTTAGTGCATCTTCCTAATTTGGCTAAGTTAGACAATGCAGAAGTTGTTGCAGTTTCTGAAATTAAAAAAAACCGATTGAATACAATTGCAGATAAGTTCGGTATATCTCAGCGTTTTTCTGATTACAAAGAAATGCTTGAAAAGACTGAACTTGATGCAGTGATAATTGCCACTCCGACTAATACTCATAAAGAGATTGCAATTGATTGTCTCAATGCTGATAAAGATGTTCTTGTTGAGAAACCTTTGGCAAGAACTTTTTCAGAAGCAAAAGCAGTTGTTGATGTCGCAAGAAAGAATAAAAAGAAATTAATGGTCGGTATGAATCTCAGATACAGACCTGATACTATGTTATTAAGAAGTATTGTTAGCTCAGGAGAAATTGGCGAACCATTTTATGCAAAATGTGGCTGGGTGAGAAGACAGAGTTCTGAAGAGAAATGGTTCACGAAAAAAGAAGAAGCTGGTGGAGGAGTTATAATTGATTTGGGAATTCACTTGCTTGATCTTGCGCTTTGGCTTATGAATTATCCGGAAATAAATTCTGTATCCTGTAAAACATATCAGCATAACACAAAAAATGTTGAAGATACTGCAATCAGTTTTATCAAATTCAAAAATGATTCGCTTATCAATTTGGAAGTTAGCTGGTCGATGCCAACTGATAAAGATCATTTTTTCCTGAGCGTGTTCGGAACAAAAGGAAGCTTTACATTAAATCCATTACATGTTTATAAAAGAATAAACGATGAAATTCTCGATCTTACTCCCGCGCAGGTTGATAATTCTACAACGCTCTTTAAAAAATCATATATGAATGAACTTAAAAGTTTCGTAGGTGCAGTAAAAGGTTTGAATCCGGTTTTATCACCCGGTGATGAAGCATTAGAGAGAATGAAAATAATAGAAGCAATGTATCAATCAGCTAATAAAGACCAGGAAATAAAGCTTTAA
- the dxs gene encoding 1-deoxy-D-xylulose-5-phosphate synthase, producing MNNNGENKTTNEQKYPVLSKVNYPSDIKQMDVAELKQLCKDIREYLVDTISEIGGHFGGGLGTVELTVAVHKVFNTPYDLVVWDTGHQAYPHKILTGRKEALKRIRKFGGISGFLKRTESEYDAFGAGHATTSISAALGMAVGRDLNNEPNRKVIAIIGDGAMTGGMAYEAMNNSGVLKSDLIVVLNDNRMSIAPNVWQISNYFTEMISHPDYNKFKAQIWDLTGKLDAFGDRLRKIAARLESGIKAVVTPGMLFEALGFRYFGPVNGHNLHQLIRIFEHVKTLKGPILIHAITEKGKGYKPAEGHVQRLHASTPFDKLTGKAYKKEGAPPAYTTIFGNALVEIVKQNPKVVGITGAMPDGTGLDILQKECPKNYFDVGIAEEHAVTFAAGLATQGIIPVVAIYSTFLQRAFDQIIHDVALQKLHVVFVMDRAGLVGADGPTHHGAFDVSYLRFIPGMVIMAPKDEAELRNMLYTAVEYKDGPIALRYPRGSALGVEVKPGFEKIEIGKAEILKSGEDVALLAFGSMVNYALIAAEKLESQGVHAEVINMRFAKPLDTDLLDDVASKFRKIVTLEENSIIGGFGSGIVEYFSDKNYKNDILRIGLPDKFVDHGTQEELHKLLGIDPDGIVNQVIHFIEIKKSKEEVSV from the coding sequence ATGAATAACAACGGAGAAAACAAAACTACCAACGAACAAAAGTATCCGGTTCTTTCAAAAGTCAACTATCCCTCTGATATAAAACAGATGGATGTTGCTGAATTAAAACAGTTATGTAAGGATATTCGCGAATATCTTGTTGATACTATTTCGGAAATCGGTGGACATTTTGGTGGTGGTCTTGGAACGGTTGAATTAACTGTAGCAGTTCATAAAGTTTTTAATACTCCTTATGATCTAGTTGTTTGGGATACAGGTCATCAGGCATATCCGCACAAAATTTTAACAGGCAGAAAAGAAGCACTGAAAAGAATCAGAAAGTTTGGTGGAATAAGTGGTTTTCTTAAAAGAACTGAAAGCGAATATGATGCATTTGGTGCTGGTCATGCTACAACAAGTATTTCTGCTGCGCTTGGAATGGCAGTCGGAAGAGATTTGAATAATGAACCAAATAGAAAAGTAATTGCAATTATTGGTGACGGTGCAATGACTGGTGGAATGGCTTATGAAGCAATGAATAATTCCGGAGTTCTTAAATCAGATTTAATTGTTGTTTTGAATGATAACAGAATGTCTATTGCTCCGAATGTATGGCAAATTTCGAATTACTTTACAGAAATGATTTCACATCCGGATTACAACAAATTCAAAGCACAAATTTGGGATTTAACAGGAAAGTTAGATGCATTTGGCGACAGACTAAGGAAAATAGCTGCAAGACTTGAAAGCGGTATAAAAGCTGTTGTAACTCCCGGAATGCTTTTCGAAGCTCTTGGCTTCAGATATTTTGGACCGGTAAATGGACATAACCTTCATCAACTAATCAGAATTTTTGAACATGTTAAAACTCTTAAAGGTCCGATTCTTATTCACGCAATAACTGAAAAAGGGAAAGGTTATAAGCCAGCCGAAGGACATGTTCAGAGATTACATGCCTCAACTCCATTCGATAAACTAACCGGAAAGGCATATAAAAAAGAAGGCGCACCACCTGCATACACAACAATTTTTGGAAACGCTCTTGTTGAAATCGTAAAACAAAACCCTAAGGTTGTTGGAATAACAGGCGCAATGCCTGACGGTACAGGTTTGGATATTTTGCAGAAAGAATGTCCAAAAAATTATTTTGATGTAGGAATTGCTGAAGAACACGCTGTTACTTTTGCTGCAGGATTGGCAACTCAGGGAATAATTCCGGTAGTAGCAATTTATTCTACTTTTCTGCAAAGAGCTTTCGATCAAATTATTCACGATGTTGCACTTCAGAAGCTTCATGTTGTTTTCGTGATGGACAGAGCAGGACTTGTTGGAGCTGATGGACCAACTCACCACGGTGCATTTGATGTATCATATCTACGGTTTATTCCAGGTATGGTCATTATGGCACCGAAGGATGAAGCTGAACTAAGAAATATGTTATACACTGCTGTTGAATACAAAGACGGTCCAATCGCATTGCGTTATCCTAGAGGTTCTGCGCTTGGTGTTGAAGTAAAACCAGGTTTTGAAAAAATTGAAATTGGCAAAGCAGAAATATTAAAATCAGGTGAAGATGTTGCTTTACTTGCATTCGGTTCGATGGTTAATTATGCTTTAATAGCAGCAGAGAAACTTGAAAGTCAGGGAGTACACGCTGAAGTAATAAATATGAGATTTGCAAAACCGCTAGACACAGATTTGCTTGATGATGTTGCATCGAAATTCAGGAAGATTGTTACATTGGAAGAAAATTCAATTATTGGTGGATTTGGAAGCGGTATTGTTGAATACTTCTCAGATAAAAATTATAAGAACGATATCCTGCGAATAGGTTTGCCCGATAAATTCGTTGACCACGGTACGCAAGAAGAACTCCATAAATTGCTTGGAATTGATCCCGATGGAATTGTAAATCAGGTTATTCATTTTATTGAAATAAAAAAATCTAAAGAAGAGGTTTCAGTATAA
- the xseB gene encoding exodeoxyribonuclease VII small subunit has protein sequence MTKGKTSKSFEEKLKRLEQISELLESGDVKLEESISLFEEGIKLSKECLAILENAELKITKLKKEVSNKSNYEGDDE, from the coding sequence ATGACTAAAGGAAAAACCTCAAAATCTTTCGAAGAGAAATTGAAACGTCTCGAACAAATTTCTGAATTACTTGAAAGCGGTGATGTGAAACTTGAAGAATCAATAAGTCTTTTTGAAGAAGGGATAAAACTTTCAAAAGAGTGCTTAGCTATTCTCGAAAATGCGGAATTAAAAATAACCAAACTAAAAAAAGAAGTTAGTAATAAATCAAACTACGAAGGTGATGATGAATAA
- the xseA gene encoding exodeoxyribonuclease VII large subunit, producing MKRGKRKIPFFPNKIGIVTAIDGAAIRDMISVAERRFPLVELIIAPTKVQGSGAAEDIVDSLHKLNNLKDIDVIIVARGGGSIEDLWAFNEEIVARAIYNSKIPVITGIGHEIDFTIADFVADLRAPTPSVAMEIATPDKNELINAINYAVEHMEELIEQSVYDYRQRINDVLDSYMFRYPLEKVRNFYQKIDNLFYKISQQIDKKILLAEKETQKYFSIINSYDIEKTLKKGFTLIKQDDNFVTRKQFYNPGKSVSIKFYDGEIKLEKK from the coding sequence ATGAAGAGAGGAAAACGAAAAATTCCATTCTTCCCAAATAAGATTGGAATTGTAACAGCAATTGACGGTGCTGCAATCCGTGATATGATTTCAGTTGCTGAAAGAAGATTTCCATTAGTTGAGTTAATTATTGCCCCAACAAAAGTTCAGGGAAGCGGTGCTGCTGAAGATATAGTTGACAGTTTACATAAATTGAACAATTTAAAAGATATTGATGTTATAATTGTTGCAAGAGGCGGAGGTTCAATAGAGGACCTTTGGGCATTTAATGAAGAGATTGTTGCAAGGGCTATTTATAATTCGAAAATTCCTGTTATAACCGGTATAGGACACGAAATTGATTTTACTATTGCTGATTTTGTAGCAGATTTGCGAGCACCAACTCCATCAGTCGCAATGGAAATAGCTACTCCCGATAAAAACGAATTAATAAATGCTATTAACTATGCTGTTGAACATATGGAGGAATTAATTGAACAATCCGTTTATGATTACAGACAAAGAATAAATGATGTTCTCGATTCATATATGTTCAGATATCCATTAGAAAAGGTCAGGAATTTTTATCAAAAGATTGATAACTTGTTTTATAAAATTTCTCAACAAATTGATAAGAAAATTTTATTGGCAGAGAAAGAAACTCAGAAATATTTTTCAATTATAAATTCATACGATATTGAAAAAACATTAAAGAAAGGTTTCACACTTATCAAACAAGATGATAATTTTGTTACACGAAAACAATTTTACAATCCCGGGAAATCTGTTTCAATAAAATTTTATGACGGTGAAATTAAGCTGGAAAAGAAATGA
- a CDS encoding exodeoxyribonuclease VII large subunit — protein MFQLKGKYLISNLIFPVTGTFNLKDENAVINCTMWRGLNNYVFFTPQDGMKVVVTGRITVYPPRGNYQIDVRSMKPAGEGELQAAFERLKQKLKAEGLFDEERKTKNSILPK, from the coding sequence ATATTTCAGTTGAAGGGGAAATATCTAATTTCAAATCTCATATTTCCGGTCACTGGTACTTTCAATCTTAAAGATGAAAATGCTGTAATCAATTGCACTATGTGGCGTGGATTAAATAATTATGTTTTCTTCACTCCACAGGATGGAATGAAAGTAGTCGTTACGGGAAGAATTACTGTTTATCCGCCAAGAGGAAATTATCAGATTGATGTTCGGAGTATGAAACCAGCCGGTGAAGGTGAACTTCAGGCAGCATTCGAAAGATTAAAACAGAAATTAAAAGCCGAAGGTTTGTTTGATGAAGAGAGGAAAACGAAAAATTCCATTCTTCCCAAATAA
- a CDS encoding exodeoxyribonuclease VII large subunit: MNEEKQIFTVSELTQSIKFVLESAFENISVEGEISNFKSHISGHWYFQS; encoded by the coding sequence TTGAATGAAGAGAAACAAATATTTACTGTTAGTGAACTGACTCAATCAATCAAGTTTGTTCTCGAGTCAGCATTTGAAAATATTTCAGTTGAAGGGGAAATATCTAATTTCAAATCTCATATTTCCGGTCACTGGTACTTTCAATCTTAA
- a CDS encoding TonB-dependent receptor, translating into MRFIILIILIYSTLILPQSGNLKGKVTDGRNPIPSVNVFVPELGIGDATNTDGEYHLKNLPAKELEIRFSAVGYETQEIDVEILPDKTVELNITLKEKVIEVQTIVVTALRQQEQKDTRTSLIDLNPRSAKILAGGVEDVFRTLQSLPGVVAPNDFSSQLIVRGSGPDQNLIIMDDIEVFNPYRLYGVISMFNPDAVSDVNLISGGFPAKYGDRLSAVLDVTNREGDASKAFKGNINASIVDANIVLEGRNPFNIKGSWLINSRRTYYDLIIEPFVKSAGLVDDNTSFPNFYDFQAKLVFGPFNGSKILLNGILSRDGVNVISGKDRNTPDSVGVFNITRNDVLAAAWHFAPSRKLLNKVIVSWYKNNGDTDFDSQILDPSLNRSTFEDAIPDTLKPYLLGFKFNGTFDYRKISFDDKFTYLWGENTFEAGVGFDRMETTIDFNFELDPQLEAIFRANPQFRAALSDIKDVKNYNRYRAYVQNNFKVTNRFYFNPSLRFDYYDLLDKQYVAPRLSMSYAIDEITTLRAVWGIYYQSPGYEKLRDQNVLFDLDERFTKSLEAEKATHYVVGIERWLTNEWSLRFESYYKNFDNLIVQKIIPGTRFITEPIPGKDPKLSASWTRPVPVIGDSVTQIPINNSDGEAYGFEFFLAKRNIERGSRFSGWISYSLAYADRYESGETLPFRFDQRHTVNVVLNYEFNSWFNVGVRWQYGSGFPISIPLGIKPRVIYSDTNGDGVFDTPVIATRKPFGNPNAEGQVIYDIDFGNQKLNARKPAYHRLDIRLNFLANFWNLDWNFYLDVVNVYNRKNVVGYDWYITEDLQLAREQNNMFPILPTLGFAVKF; encoded by the coding sequence ATGCGATTTATAATTTTAATAATCTTAATTTATTCAACATTAATACTTCCTCAATCAGGCAATCTCAAAGGAAAAGTTACTGATGGAAGAAATCCAATTCCATCTGTTAATGTATTTGTGCCTGAGCTTGGTATTGGTGATGCAACAAATACTGATGGAGAATATCATCTTAAAAATCTTCCTGCCAAAGAACTTGAAATAAGATTTAGTGCAGTTGGTTACGAAACTCAGGAAATTGATGTTGAAATTCTTCCTGACAAAACAGTTGAACTGAATATTACTTTAAAGGAAAAAGTGATTGAAGTTCAAACTATTGTTGTAACTGCTTTAAGACAACAGGAGCAAAAAGACACTAGAACAAGTCTCATAGATTTAAATCCCAGAAGTGCGAAAATCCTTGCTGGTGGAGTTGAAGATGTTTTCAGAACATTACAATCTCTTCCCGGTGTAGTTGCCCCAAATGATTTTTCTTCTCAGCTAATTGTTCGTGGCAGTGGTCCGGATCAGAACCTAATCATTATGGATGATATTGAAGTCTTTAATCCATATCGCTTGTATGGTGTGATAAGTATGTTCAATCCTGATGCAGTTTCAGATGTAAATCTTATTTCAGGTGGATTTCCGGCTAAGTATGGTGACAGATTATCTGCGGTTCTCGATGTTACCAACAGAGAGGGCGATGCATCCAAAGCGTTTAAAGGAAATATCAATGCTTCAATTGTTGATGCGAATATTGTTTTGGAAGGAAGAAATCCTTTTAACATAAAAGGAAGCTGGCTAATAAATTCCAGAAGAACATATTATGATTTGATCATTGAACCTTTTGTTAAAAGTGCCGGATTAGTTGATGATAACACTTCCTTCCCAAATTTTTATGACTTTCAGGCAAAGCTTGTTTTTGGTCCTTTTAACGGAAGTAAAATACTCTTAAATGGAATACTTTCGCGCGATGGAGTAAATGTAATTAGTGGAAAAGATAGAAACACTCCGGATAGTGTTGGAGTTTTTAATATTACAAGAAATGATGTTCTGGCTGCTGCCTGGCATTTTGCACCTTCCAGAAAATTATTAAACAAAGTAATTGTATCCTGGTATAAAAATAATGGCGATACGGATTTCGATTCTCAAATTCTTGATCCATCACTGAACAGATCAACTTTCGAAGATGCAATTCCTGATACATTAAAACCATATCTTCTTGGTTTTAAATTCAATGGAACATTTGACTATCGGAAAATCTCTTTCGATGATAAATTCACCTACCTTTGGGGTGAAAACACTTTTGAAGCCGGAGTTGGTTTTGATAGAATGGAAACAACAATTGATTTTAACTTTGAACTTGATCCTCAGCTTGAAGCTATTTTCAGAGCGAACCCGCAATTCAGAGCTGCATTGAGTGATATAAAAGATGTGAAAAATTATAACAGATACAGAGCATATGTTCAGAATAACTTTAAAGTGACAAACAGATTTTATTTCAATCCAAGTCTCAGATTTGATTATTATGATCTATTGGATAAGCAATATGTTGCTCCAAGACTTTCGATGTCTTATGCAATAGATGAAATCACAACTTTAAGAGCTGTTTGGGGAATTTATTATCAATCTCCCGGATATGAAAAACTTCGTGATCAAAATGTCCTGTTCGATCTGGACGAAAGATTTACAAAGTCACTCGAAGCAGAAAAAGCAACTCATTATGTAGTTGGAATTGAAAGATGGCTGACTAATGAATGGAGTTTGAGATTTGAATCTTACTACAAAAATTTTGATAATCTTATAGTGCAAAAAATTATTCCTGGGACAAGATTCATTACGGAACCAATTCCGGGAAAAGATCCAAAACTTTCAGCCAGCTGGACAAGACCAGTACCTGTTATTGGTGATTCGGTTACTCAAATTCCAATTAACAATTCTGATGGAGAAGCTTATGGCTTTGAATTCTTTCTTGCAAAAAGAAATATTGAAAGAGGTTCGAGATTTTCAGGTTGGATTTCTTATTCTCTGGCATATGCTGATCGTTATGAATCTGGAGAAACTCTTCCTTTCCGTTTTGATCAAAGGCATACTGTCAATGTAGTTCTTAATTATGAATTTAATAGTTGGTTTAATGTCGGAGTTCGCTGGCAATATGGTTCCGGCTTTCCTATAAGTATTCCATTAGGTATAAAGCCAAGAGTTATTTATAGTGATACAAACGGTGACGGAGTTTTTGATACTCCGGTAATTGCCACCCGAAAACCATTTGGAAATCCAAATGCAGAAGGTCAGGTTATTTATGATATTGATTTCGGAAATCAAAAATTAAACGCGAGAAAACCAGCTTATCATAGACTTGATATCCGTCTTAATTTTCTTGCAAACTTCTGGAATCTTGATTGGAATTTTTATCTTGATGTTGTTAATGTTTACAACAGAAAAAATGTTGTCGGATATGATTGGTACATTACAGAAGACCTGCAACTTGCTCGTGAACAAAATAATATGTTCCCGATTCTTCCGACCTTAGGTTTTGCAGTTAAGTTTTAG